ATCATCCAAAGACCCCTGCTCCTTAGACTTCCAAACCACCATGCCAGACTGGGACCTTCACCGAGAGATTCCATCCCGGACGACGCACTCACCCTCTACGGCCTGCCCGTCCGATTACCCATTCCTGTCCTCAGAAGAACGACTGGAGATTTCACTAGTTGGGGTGCGCATCAGCACATAGCCAAAATAGGGCATTGGCAAGCCACCATCAACGCGGTAGAACTTTCATGGTATCGCGAAGCGCGAGTAcgagatctggctcgctgggACATGGCAGGCATTACTCAGACTATTTATCTCTGCTTTAGCCTTCCGCGCAATGGTAATCTTTCACCGCCTTTCTTTATTTCTGGAACACCGCCACCAACACTTTACATTTTTGATTCGGCCAAATGGGCATCACTCTGCTGAACATCCTCACGATTACTGGGTTACCCATTGATGGTGAGCCCTATGTACATGGCCAATTTGACTCCGTCACCTTCACTCTGACAATGGCACAAACTGGCCGTGGTTCTCATAGCGGCTCCTACCCACGATGGCTCTCCCATTACCGCAGAGAACACAATGCGACCGAAGGTATTGCCTTCGTAGAGTACTGGCTAtgcaagttcatcttctgcacCTTCGCCAAAAAGCCTACTGGACCTTGGACTTCTCTTGCGACGGCCCTCTACAAAGGCCACCGCGTAGGGCTCGGACAACCTATTTTGGGCGGCCTCTACCGCACTTTATACCAAGCCACCATGCATCCTTTCGAAACCAACATCTCAGGCCTGTTCTGGATTCTTGATTTCTGGATCCAAATTTACTTCTCATTCTTCCGCAGCGATGACAGTCCACCGCTACCACCAGCTGACACTCTTCTTGGCCGATCGCTCTGCTGCGAGGCAAGGTACACATCCCCGCCCTACTCCGAGGGTTTTAGATATCTATACCTCCTGCACGAAATGCCGCCCCTCGACTTATTGATTAATAGGAGATTCCCACCACCTCTTGAGCATGGGTTCCTTCCCGGGGAAGTGGATTATAGTGATCGTACGCGCTTAGCTTTTCACCGCGTGATCTCCTGCTCAGATATTAGGCTCGCTGCGGAAGAACTCAGTTATAAGCTTTATGCGCCCAATCACTTTGCCCGCCAACTCGGGCTGATTCAGTTAGTGCCATTCCCCCTCTTTGAGacttggaactacaacacctcctGGAGTAGAATTGGTCCCTCAACTGGGCCTCCGCCAGCCCAAAGCATGCTTGCATTGGTTGATCTCCCTCAATGGGACAACAACCTTCCTCCTGTTGATGGGACCTCCAAAGATTATGATCAATGGTTGGAAGAAGTTTCTGTCAACTGCTGGAGACAACGGGATGATGAACTCTTCGCGACCATCTTCCAAGATCTGCAGTATCCCTATGATGCTGATACCGAACTGCTTGCTCTCTTTCCTGAAGCTGAGGCGTGATCCCTTGTACCAGAGCAGGCTCTGTGACCCACACTAGCCCCGCGTCCTGCTCAAGCTGGCATTGTTATCCGCGAGCCACCATAAGAAGTAACTTGCCCTTTGAatgtttttatttcttctttcgcCTTAGCTTCATTCTTTTCCCCCTTACTCAAACTTTAATGTAGTAGGGAAGTGCTCGGCCCTCCGGCGACGGCACAATAGATTCTCCTCCAGCCACTGGTCAGGCTGCCAAACAGAAAGCTGTAGCCATAGAGCCCAAAGTTGAAGACTCTTCCTCTGATGATGACGACCCGCAAACTATAAGGACTTTCTTCCCAGAGTCTGAGATTGCGACCTTTATCCATAGTCTAACCTAACTCTCTTTCGATCCTGATAGCTTGCCGCTGCCTTAGCCCGCAAACGCAGTCGCGCTGATCCCAGACCGACCCGtgggaagaagatgaaccaTTCGCATTTCTACTAGTACTTCATACTAACACGAGCATTGAAATTTTCATACCATCATTATATCTGAGTCTATAACGTCCCTCTCTTGCAGGTTCGTCACAGGCCTTTAAAGCCAATCGGCGAaggtgatgtcgcttttgggaagcgcgcaatttaaccctgaaaatatcgttagtagtataagcaaatagggatcgttctattccggggattgagggtacacttgtaattgtgaaaccaataaagaaaagtattatttacaaaaataaaataaagaatagaaatatatacaagtaacaaaataaaaaggggggggtttaagaattttagaattgaaaattaagataaataaaataaagaaaatgtaaaaacatatatacaagggtggatcaaaaccacatccatatgcaagaaatccaattacaattcatatagttgattttaaatgtcatgagagaggagttgatcatgtgaaacattcgaaagcaaatgatttcccatattttacttttcaatgctaattaacctaagcgaaagcacctagattaatcctatcaaacatgcaatcaagccctagaaagctagtcaatcatgacatgttcaacgcattagacatagagaaaggctatcaactcaagtgtacaacttagtatagaaaagtccacctaattgcaatcctctttaattaaattcggtctttgcacaaaacctttactactttgattcaagtttacacaaaacgaaaagtcgatttcatgttcttaaacctagcaccaattatatcaaaaccctaagtgtttgcaaccacataagattaaaatacaaaagttttctatcatgcaaatttaattaaacaaacccacataagcaacataaaaatcaacatatagaaatcacaactttatctcaaaacatataaacgggctttaaactttgcccttaacattatttgttaactagaattcatagttttacaaaatcaaacaaagaaaacaagagaaaggatataatacaccttgaaagatgaatgataaagccttgagacgaagaacttgaagatccttgaaagcaagcaatcttctagggacgacacaagggtggatggcggttgggaaattgatgtattgcatggcttctctttctcttggcttgaaaatgaagaacaagaaaactagagaatggaaaagaaatatggagaggaaatggagagacaaggagatggaatggatgaaggaatgtgtggaaaaatggaaaggaaatggagagacaaagaagatgagatggatgaaggaattggtattttgagagtgagaggagaagtgtatttatagcccaaaaaatgatgaatggagggtggagatgaacataaatgaagggctagatatgttagacaaatttgtaaaaaaatatcttcccacttgtttatcacttgttcaacttgaattgattttcctcctcaagattttccacttggttgcaactttgattttcctcctcaagattttccacttagttgcaactttgattttcctcctcaagattttccacttggttgcaactttgattttcctcctcaagattttccacttgcttgcaactttgattttcctcctcaagattttccacttagttgcaactttgattttcctcctcaagattttccacttgcttggaggtcctaaaaatagaaactaataagaaaaatagaaactttcctaaaatgaaaaatggcaacttactaaaaatgataaatagaaactacaaaaatataaactttctacaaataggaactttcccaatcaaagaatggaaactttcctaaacaggattttaataaggaaataacgtaagaaatgtagggaaatgcagttaaaacgtcgcattaaaatgctcctatcaaattcccccacacttagcttttgctagtcccttagcaaaatcacactaagacacacactaacactcaacgaaaattaaagactctacaaaaacaatgactctattgcccttcaactttttgtctcataaatctcctactttcacaacatcaagattagcactcaaccaagaatcaatatgtagatattcaagagttaattaaaacatataatccacacatacacaagtaggacttggttgtgacaatggtgatggtttctgttaagcatgcttcgaacaagtatgattcatatcctcacaaggcatatccactctttcttctctcagaattcaagacaatgcttaaaagcttataatcactcaattatatgtgagagaaaatattttgaggcaatcaaatagctcacatatataagaaacgaaaagcactttgtgaatataatttttttttttaaaagatctcatgaaggatatcaactacttgcacggatggacccaagccataggttcaactcttgtaactcatctccacaaataaaaggctgtcccatcttaaggatcaagaaggtcttatcaagggttgtagtggggctaaggctcaaggttttaagaaacgaaaggtaaggaatttcacaaagtgtcctaaaaacctagcagagctcatgtagatgtagtgacttctagaaatccatcaagatatatcaaaacgtcacatcccatagaggttttatgaaatggccaaatgtcttcatgttgggcccaatcttcactataaacttccctcgaactagtgaattggacaaagaccaaattgtCCAaaagtgggccttcaattcaaaacaaactccaaactcactaagtatggaggactaaaatccatatacattttttttcttttctttcttttaattttctagccgtacacattttttttttttctttttcatttctttttcacggctttcacataattttaattttttttttctcatgaacaagtctacccccacacttgaactttcacctcttctcaatcttctttctcaatgccaaatcctcaagtaaagtcccaaaatatagctccgctaagtttttagaacaaagggtaggagtgtagctatactaaggttcagagttaaggatttaagggtgatgaaagaaaaggcttaatgtgagctcaaaggggtttatctaagggagtcccacgacgggcacaaatagggacacatgcttatttggcaatggtggtaattcctaggttgcctctatcctttccagaatcagggccatgtattgatataacgtttcaacaagtacaagagtgaattctagcattctctagtccatcaaacttaatctatgacaagtagtcaatcaagatgaaagaataatgagatcatcaaaacatcgccaagaaattaagaatatgtttttcatttatcactccaagaaaaagggacatggctcaaatatctcacatgggcttttatgaatcaaaactcatcctaacatgctcatattctgtaccaaggttacgaaatccatatccactacacatgcatgcatttttcatatatctcaattaaccaaagaataccattttaaaaatcatctcaattgtgtgatcctcttttaatcatgatttcagagatatagaatcatcctagacagttgaaagggcatcctaagactcaaaaacaaaaacaaaagtaaccaatttttttttaaatttttgacatttttcaaattttttttgtattttttcaatatatatgactcaagataaaagtgtaaatcccttcccccacacttaaatattgcattgtcctcaatgtaatcaattattagcatgcaatgagacacttaagcatatagggatgaaatttacgaaaatgactactaaaacaaaggaaaattggagaagtaaaagggaaagagaaagcaaatctgcgttgacgactcctccacagctacgttggaattgggttgcctcccaagcagcgcttgtattttacgtcttgcagccagacggtacctacattaaataaagttagtaactataattaacaaagaaatacaaaataaaaacaagtataactattaattacaaactacaagtataattaacaagtatattgtacataagacacaagttaagtactcaagtgagtataaaacgtgaaaagtatttttacaagtttaaagtgtgaaacaacaaaataatttacacgtatagagtattcacaagtatttcttttattataaacattattgatatcgaatcaaattccaagcggtaaatcaagtggacgtgcggcccaagtatagtcgcctagacacaaactccctttcaaatcgtttgggcaaccttactgaaatggccaggtgggggagggcgaacacgagaggaaaaatccattttggcatgagctactcccacattgtggtttatgcccatttgcaagcacttctggattcaaaaacccgtcatgaacgttgtccccttcttagacaccatttcacataggctttcttactaagatcaCTACAACAAATCTGGGCATTAGTGGCCATGACAGTGGTcactaaaactaggaaatttGGTCACTAAATGTGGTTAGTGACCAAATTTGGGTGGTCACTAGGTGGTCACTGTAAGTCCCTCACTGATTCTATTCAGTGACCAACATTGTAAGTTGGTCACTAATTTAAAATGTCTTTAGTGACCAAAATTTTATGGTCATTGAATCAAAATGTCTTTTGTGACCACGATTTCATAGTCACTAATTCAACATATCTTTAGTGACCACGATGTTATGGTCACAAATAATAATGACTTTAGTGACCTACATATTCATCACTAAATTCTATTACCAATAGTCTAGTTACAAAATCTGCTCATTTAAAGCCATGCCCTCGCATGGTTCTAGTGACCATATTTCTAGGTCACTGGTAATTTGGTAACATTATTCTTGGCTGTTCTATTGACATTATTAACTATAACAAATCTAGTCATTCAATGTCACTACAAATCTGGTCATTCAATGTCACTACAAATCAAATATGTGAACAATGGTCAATTCTTTATGCAATAATATGTTAACCACCATATGAAAATGTACTGTAAACCTGCTGGTTAACAAGGGTTGATTATATCAATCCAATAATAAACATCAACCTCCATCTTGAGCGGCTCTAACCTTCACTGCCTCTAACTCTTCATTTTGTTGAGCTGCACTAGCTTTGACCGTCTCTACCTCCTCATTTTGCTGAGCTGCAGTAGACTTTACAGCCATCAATTCATTAGCACATAACCAAGAGATTCCAGATCATCTCTCCTGCTTTGCTCTgccaataaaatcataattacaATTAGATTTTTAAATATTGCAAATCATCTAAAAACACCAACTCCAATAAGTTTTCATACTAACCAACACCAAGGTGAGTGTTAACACAATAACACTTACATAGCGAGCTGTTCCTGTCagattataaaattgaaaagaagCATACTGTATAGAAACAGAAATGCCTGTGCAAAAAACCAGCCAAGTGGTCCAAACCAATAAAAGAAGACAAAGACTTAGTTTACAGTTTCTACTCTTGCTGTCTCGCAACCTAATTATACTCTTTTCCACTTATAGAGATTTCATCTCAAAGAGAAGCATGCTATCTTCGATCACTCTTgcttgaaaataataataataacaataatatgatGTAAAAGCTAATAACAAGGTTACAACTTGTTCCAATTTGTTATTAACCCATTATAATCAGCAACATTGTTTCTGAGATATACCAACATCTCACTGAGATGTCAGCAACATGGTTTGTTCGGATATTTAGCTCGAATTTTGAACACTAGATGCAAGTGGGCTGTCCACCAGCCACCAAACGGCAAGACAGAGTTCAGCATCAATGGAACAAAAGCAGTGAATACAAGGGAAGTCGAAAGAAATCAAAATATTACAGAAAATGTTATATCGGATACCTATATGGTATGTGCTTATGCGTTTGAAGATCTCTATACTTTTTTGCAAGGCCATAATCAATGATATACACCTGCagcaaaaacaaaacccagaaaagaaaCGTCAGGCAATGCATGATTCAAGAAAATAGTGTAGTTAATTTAATGCTGCACCCACTTTCATGTGATAGTGTGATAGGCAAGATGATTAAGCTGTATATAGTGTGATAGACAAGATGATTAAAGCACTATAGAACTAATACAAAGATACAGGTATTTAAGTTCTTGTTTTAGCCACAGTTACAAAGCAATGGTTCCCTCAAATCATATCCTTGATTAATAAGGTTCAGACATACAGCTCAGTTAGTAGCTTGCTTTTGAGAAATACTAAAATAAGACTAGTCCAGGGCATGATTTCAATGTCCTGGAAGCATATAAAGGTTAAACTTCTTTCTTGTAAATTAACCAAACATGTTGTTTAGCTCTGTTTTTACATCCCACATCAATCCCCATGAAGTAATTATATATGGCTTACATTTGCCTTTATTAGAATGAAATTACTTTCCCAAGAAATTCAACACCTTGACATCCAAAATCACAATGGAAGCAACCACAAAGAGTCTTAAGCAGCAATTGAAAAGATTCCAATCAAGCATGAAAACACAAAGTTATGAACATGATTTGAGACAAGTACCTGATTAGCTTTACGCCCCAGACCCATTAATAAGTTGTCAGGCTTTATGTCACGGTGAAGAAATCCCCGTGAGTGCATGTACTCCACTCGGTTAATCTACAGAAATAAGGGGGAAGCATAAGCATGGGAGCCATGTCCATTTTTCTCATATGAAAACATCAACCATCCTTTAATATAATAACTTACTAATTGATCTGCAAGCATTAAAACTGTCTTCAAAGTGAACTTCCGATTGCAATAGTTGAACAAGTCTTCTAGGCTTGGGCCAAGAAGGTCGATAACCATGACATTATATTCACCCTCAACTCCGAACCATTTAAGATGGGGTACACCCGCTAAATACATAAGCAAATATATAAGTTTATTTTGGCTTCTAACAGTGAActcaggaaaaaagaaaagaaactataGAGTAAACTCACTTCCTCCTTGAAGAAGCATGTACAACTTTGACTCATAGTGAAGCTGTGCTAATGTATTTTCTGAGGGGAAGGTTGTATTTTCTGCAGTAGACTTTAAATTTGTAAGCTATAAATCTATTTATGCCATCTGACAGTTAAGGACAAGTAACTAGAATACCCAGGAACTTCTGAAAACTTGATAACCCAAAGGA
Above is a genomic segment from Rosa chinensis cultivar Old Blush chromosome 3, RchiOBHm-V2, whole genome shotgun sequence containing:
- the LOC112191871 gene encoding casein kinase 1, which gives rise to MLLQGGTGVPHLKWFGVEGEYNVMVIDLLGPSLEDLFNYCNRKFTLKTVLMLADQLINRVEYMHSRGFLHRDIKPDNLLMGLGRKANQVYIIDYGLAKKYRDLQTHKHIPYRAKQER